The Cricetulus griseus strain 17A/GY unplaced genomic scaffold, alternate assembly CriGri-PICRH-1.0 unplaced_scaffold_85, whole genome shotgun sequence genome has a segment encoding these proteins:
- the LOC113839223 gene encoding LOW QUALITY PROTEIN: uncharacterized protein LOC113839223 isoform X2 (The sequence of the model RefSeq protein was modified relative to this genomic sequence to represent the inferred CDS: substituted 2 bases at 2 genomic stop codons) — protein MRELLEREEEFNFLLGKNDILKQVTEQCDVCARVNASRLKLPPGNRVRGYRPGTHWEIDFTEIKPGKYGYKYLLFFLDTFSGWVEAVPTKHETAKIVTKKLLEEIFPRYGMPQVLGTDNGPAFVSQVSQSVATLLGIDWKLHCAYRPQSSGQVERMNRTIKETLTKLSLTTGTRDWVLLLPLTLYCARNTPGLHGLTPFEILYGVPTPIINFLDQDVSDFANSPSLQAHLQALQLVQQEVWKPLAQAYKDQRDHPAIPHSYQIGDTVWVRRHQTKNLEPRWKGPYIVLLTTPTALKVDGIAAWIYASHVKPARPTDSATASEWTAHGTQNPLKIRLSPTSPHTIHALTWQVLSQTGEVIYETTKNHALGIWWPTLTPDFCDLVAGLDIWDISHCYPKACSNGNDLPRMRRSLQSXRETTPGYSSQWAKDQLSGKDFYVCPRDGRAWKQTQTCGGHGQFFCAAWGCETTGDAYWKPSSSWDKIQVTRGWQKGSTGTTSMPLLISFTDKGKKATEWQKGYVWGFRWYLSGPDRGAIFKIRLKIETITKTIGPNPVLTDQKPPTKPHGFRPHRPLPHLPPSPTPSSKTTTLTVKTPVHIPTSPYPGTGDRLLELIQGAYLALNFSDPSKTQXCWLCLVSQPPYYEDVAVLGNYSNQTSAPTNCGTAMQHKLTLSEVSGKGLCIGRVPPSYQELCNQVEPLSQDSRYLVAPYGTYWACSTGLTPCVSTTILNATTDFCILTELWPRVTYHQPEYVYMILEKSTRHQREPMSLTVALLLGGITMGGIAAGIGTGTVALQETSHFKLLQQAMHTDIQALEESVSALEKSLTSLSEVVLQNRRGLDLLFLQEGGLCAALKEECCFYADHTGIVRDSMAKLRERLKQRQQLFESQQGWFEGWFAKSPWFTTLISTLMGPLVILFLILIFGPCILNKMTQFIRERLSVVQALVLTQQYHQLKQIDLEYPETSE, from the exons ATGCGGGAGCTCCTCGAACGAGAAGAGGAATTCAATTTCCTTTTGGGGaagaatgacattttaaaacaggTAACTGAGCAATGTGATGTGTGCGCCCGAGTCAACGCATCCAGACTGAAGCTTCCTCCCGGGAACCGGGTCAGAGGCTACCGGCCCGGAACACATTGGGAGATAGATTTTACTGAGATTAAACCAGGTAAATATGGATACAAGTATCTATTATTTTTTCTAGACACCTTTTCAGGATGGGTTGAAGCCGTCCCTACTAAACATGAAACAGCCAAGATCGTTACTAAGAAATTGCTTGAAGAAATCTTTCCCCGTTATGGGATGCCTCAGGTACTGGGAACAGACAATGGGCCCGCCTTCGTCTCCCAGGTAAGTCAGTCAGTGGCCACCTTGTTGGGGATTgattggaaattacattgtgcttATAGACCCCAAAGTTCAGGACAGGTAGAAAGGATGAATAGAACAATCAAGGAGACTTTAACAAAATTGTCACTTACAACTGGCACTAGAGACTGGGTCCTCCTACTCCCCCTAACACTCTACTGCGCTCGCAATACCCCTGGGCTACATGGGCTCACACCTTTTGAGATCCTGTATGGAGTACCTACCCCTATCATTAACTTTCTTGATCAAGATGTCTCAGATTTCGCTAACTCCCCTTCTCTCCAAGCTCATTTACAGGCCCTCCAACTAGTACAACAGGAGGTCTGGAAACCCCTTGCTCAAGCCTATAAAGACCAGAGGGACCATCCTGCCATTCCCCATTCCTACCAGATCGGGGACACAGTCTGGGTCCGGCGTCACCAGACCAAGAACCTCGAACCCCGCTGGAAGGGACCCTACATCGTTTTGCTTACCACCCCCACCGCACTCAAAGTAGACGGCATTGCAGCTTGGATATATGCTTCCCATGTAAAGCCAGCTCGACCCACCGATTCAGCCACTGCATCAGAATGGACCGCGCACGGCACTCAAAATCCTTTGAAGATAAGACTCTCTC CAACCAGCCCCCATACCATTCATGCGTTAACTTGGCAGGTTCTTTCCCAGACCGGGGAGGTCATTTATGAGACCACCAAAAACCATGCCCTCGGTATATGGTGGCCTACATTGACACCCGATTTCTGTGACTTGGTCGCTGGTCTAGATATCTGGGACATTTCACATTGTTACCCTAAAGCTTGCAGCAATGGCAACGATTTGCCACGAATGCGCAGGTCACTCCAAAGTTAGAGAGAAACCACTCCTGGATACAGCAGTCAATGGGCCAAAGACCAACTGTCGGGCAAGGACTTTTATGTCTGCCCTAGAGACGGACGGGCCTGGAAGCAGACTCAGACTTGTGGGGGTCATGGACAATTTTTCTGTGCCGCTTGGGGATGTGAAACAACAGGGGATGCTTACTGGAAGCCTTCATCCTCATGGGACAAGATTCAGGTAACCAGAGGATGGCAAAAGGGCTCCACCGGTACCACCTCTATGCCTCTCCTCATTTCCTTTACGGATAAGGGTAAGAAAGCAACAGAATGGCAGAAGGGATATGTTTGGGGCTTTCGCTGGTACCTGTCGGGACCAGACCGGGGGGCCATCTTCAAAATTCGACTCAAAATAGAAACTATCACCAAAACCATAGGCCCAAACCCAGTTCTGACAGACCAGAAACCTCCCACCAAGCCTCATGGGTTTCGGCCCCATAGGCCTCTACCCCATCTCCCACCCTCGCCAACGCCCTCATCCAAAACTACTACCCTTACGGTTAAGACTCCAGTTCACATCCCCACCTCCCCATATCCAGGGACAGGGGACAGATTACTTGAACTGATACAAGGGGCTTACTTGGCCCTCAATTTCTCAGACCCCAGCAAGACTCAGTAATGCTGGCTATGCCTAGTTTCCCAGCCCCCGTATTATGAAGACGTAGCAGTACTGGGCAACTACTCTAACCAAACCTCAGCGCCTACCAATTGTGGAACTGCCATGCAGCACAAGCTTACATTGTCTGAGGTCTCAGGAAAGGGACTATGCATAGGCAGGGTTCCTCCCTCATATCAAGAATTATGTAACCAAGTAGAGCCATTATCTCAGGACAGCCGATACCTTGTTGCCCCTTATGGAACTTATTGGGCTTGCAGTACTGGTTTGACCCCTTGCGTCTCTACCACCATCCTAAATGCCACTACtgacttttgtatattgacagAACTTTGGCCCAGAGTCACATATCACCAACCTGAATATGTTTACATGATACTAGAGAAGTCAACCCGGCATCAGAGGGAGCCAATGTCCTTAACCGTGGCCCTATTACTAGGAGGAATAACTATGGGAGGTATAGCAGCTGGCATAGGGACCGGTACTGTTGCCTTACAGGAAACTAGTCATTTCAAACTTTTACAGCAAGCCATGCATACTGATATCCAGGCCCTAGAAGAGTCAGTCAGCGCACTTGAGAAATCCTTAACATCACTCTCTGAGGTAGTCCTGCAGAACAGACGAGGGTTAGATTTATTATTTCTACAGGAAGGAGGACTATGCGCTGCCCTCAAGGAAGAATGCTGTTTTTATGCAGATCATACAGGAATAGTTAGGGACAGCATGGCCAAACTTAGGGAAAGGCTTAAACAGAGGCAACAGCTATTTGAGTCTCAACAAGGATGGTTCGAAGGATGGTTTGCTAAGTCCCCCTGGTTCACTACCCTCATATCCACGCTCATGGGACCTCTGGTTATTCTATTTTTGATCCTTATATTTGGTCCCTGCATTCTGAACAAGATGACTCAATTCATCAGAGAACGACTATCTGTTGTACAGGCCTTAGTCTTAACTCAACAATACCACCAGCTAAAGCAAATAGATCTAGAATATCCAGAGACCTCTGAATGA